From Salvelinus sp. IW2-2015 linkage group LG2, ASM291031v2, whole genome shotgun sequence, one genomic window encodes:
- the LOC111976992 gene encoding gamma-crystallin M3-like, whose amino-acid sequence MMGKIIFYEDKNFQGRSYETSQDCPDMSSHLSRCHSCRVESGCFMVYDRPNFMGNQYFMRRGEYSDYQRMMGMNDCIRSSRMIPMHRGNFRMRIYERENFGGQMHEMMDDCDSIQERYRMSDCQSCNVMDGHWLMYEQPHFRGRQMYMRPGEYRNLRDMGMGMGGMSGGMRFMSMRRIMDNMTM is encoded by the exons ATGATGGGCAAG ATCATCTTCTATGAGGACAAGAACTTCCAGGGTCGTTCCTATGAGACCAGCCAGGACTGCCCTGACATGTCCTCCCACCTTAGCAGGTGCCACTCCTGCAGGGTTGAGAGTGGCTGCTTCATGGTGTACGATCGCCCCAACTTCATGGGAAACCAGTACTTCATGAGGAGGGGAGAGTACTCAGACTACCAGCGTATGATGGGAATGAACGACTGCATCAGGTCCAGCCGCATGATCCCCATG CACCGTGGAAACTTCAGGATGAGGATCTACGAGAGGGAGAACTTCGGAGGTCAGATGCACGAGATGATGGACGACTGTGACTCCATCCAGGAGCGTTACCGTATGTCTGACTGCCAGTCCTGCAACGTGATGGACGGCCACTGGCTGATGTATGAGCAGCCCCACTTCAGAGGCAGGCAGATGTACATGAGGCCTGGAGAGTACAGGAACTTAAGGGATATGGGCATGGGAATGGGAGGCATGAGCGGTGGCATGAGGTTCATGAGCATGAGGCGTATCATGGATAACATGACTATGTAA
- the LOC111972910 gene encoding gamma-crystallin M3-like yields MMGMSDGIRSCRMIPMHRGNLRMRIYERENFGGQMHEMMDDCDSIMERYRMSDCQSCNVMDGHWLMYEQPHFRGRMMYMRPGECRGFREMGMSAMRFMSMRRIVDSCN; encoded by the exons ATGATGGGAATGAGCGATGGTATCAGGTCCTGCCGCATGATCCCCATG CACAGAGGAAACCTCAGGATGAGGATCTATGAGAGGGAAAACTTCGGAGGTCAGATGCACGAGATGATGGATGACTGTGACTCTATCATGGAGCGTTACCGCATGTCTGACTGCCAGTCCTGCAACGTGATGGACGGCCACTGGCTGATGTATGAGCAGCCCCACTTCAGAGGCAGGATGATGTACATGAGGCCGGGAGAGTGCAGGGGCTTCAGAGAGATGGGTATGAGTGCCATGAGGTTCATGAGCATGAGGCGTATCGTGGATTCTTGTAATTAA